The following are from one region of the Lytechinus variegatus isolate NC3 chromosome 4, Lvar_3.0, whole genome shotgun sequence genome:
- the LOC121414015 gene encoding LOW QUALITY PROTEIN: intraflagellar transport protein 88 homolog (The sequence of the model RefSeq protein was modified relative to this genomic sequence to represent the inferred CDS: inserted 1 base in 1 codon) — MAMQNLHLAGEDDDEMYSGYNEYNPFFDTENLEQDETFQKTVQKTSHGRRPPMTAARQPQIGAQRGMMGTAAGSRLKTGLTSSMGARPITGMAPQDGNVARPMTAVKAAGYSSTGRGQAFDPLGQSSKGPAPPLETKNEDSAEEKVKQLEKQVNDLIEESCFAHSRGEFTLALDKAKEAGRQERRLGSVRDQLSNNEQVNLDLTYSVLFNLANQYEANEMFTEALTTYQVIVKNKMFSNAGRLKVNMGNIYYKQRNYPKAIKYYRMALDQVPNTHKRLKMKIMQNIANVFVKMGQYSDAITSLEHIMAEKSDHSTAFHLILCYYATGDRDKMKKTFQRLLGVEMNLEDEDKYLPHPDDKHANMILEAIRNDGLRQAERKRKASMEKCVMAAAKLIAPSIEQSFSAGYDWCVDCVKQSNYIDLANDLEINKALMYLKQKEFNQAVEVLKTFEKKESKCAAVAAVNLSFIYFLQGDIAMAEKYAEVAMTADRYNPPALVNKGNCVYVQGDLEKAKECYQEALRTEASCTEALYNLGLVNKKLGHLEPALDCFLKLHAILRNNAQVIFQIASIYEMLEDIPQASEWFMQLIGIVPTDPGILSRMGELYDNEGDKSQAYQYHFESFRYYPSNIEIIEWLGAYFIDSQFVEKAIHYFERAAVIQPNQVKWQLMIASCHRRSGNYQQALETYKKIHKKFPDNVECLKFLVRLCSDLGLKDAQTYATKLKKAEKTKELREQRATSGNRRGSGRGVRQGSAGSERVGSGTRRGLEDDRLDSPADSGRGGSGTSSRQNSGRSSARRSSGRMRXALPESSGVYQVEEQNVDASYIDPLGPSAERPKTAARKRDAEDEFGDEELGDDLLPE, encoded by the exons ATGGCAATGCAAAACCTGCATCTTGCTGGAGAGGATGACGATGAGATGTACTCTGGCTACAATGAATACAATCCATTTTTTGACACAGAG AACCTTGAGCAAGATGAAACCTTTCAGAAAACAGTACAGAAAACAAGTCATGGGAGAAGACCACCC ATGACAGCTGCTAGGCAACCCCAG ATTGGTGCACAGAGAGGTATGATGGGAACAGCTGCTGGG AGTCGTCTTAAAACTGGTCTTACATCGTCAATGGGAGCTAGGCCTATTACAGGGATGGCACCTCAG GATGGCAATGTTGCTCGGCCAATGACCGCTGTCAAAGCTGCGGGATACTCATCAACTGGCAGAG GACAAGCATTTGACCCATTAGGTCAGTCATCGAAAGGACCAGCGCCCCCATTAGAGACCAAGAATGAAGACTC TGCTGAAGAGAAAGTAAAACAGCTTGAGAAGCAAGTGAATGATCTGATAGAAGAAAGCTGCTTTGCTCACAGTAGAGGAGAATTTACTCTG GCTCTTGATAAGGCAAAGGAGGCTGGACGGCAGGAGAGGAGACTAGGATCGGTCAGAGATCAACTCAGTAACAACGAACAGGTCAACCTTGACTTGACCTACTCG GTCTTATTCAATTTAGCCAATCAGTATGAAGCTAATGAGATGTTTACAGAAGCCCTCACTACCTACCAAGTCATCGTGAAGAATAAGATGTTTTCAAATGCAG GTCGTTTGAAGGTGAACATGGGTAACATCTACTACAAGCAACGAAACTACCCCAAGGCTATCAAGTATTACCGTATGGCCCTTGATCAAGTCCCCAATACCCACAAGAGATTAAA GATGAAGATAATGCAGAACATCGCCAACGTTTTCGTCAAGATGGGCCAGTACTCCGACGCGATCACCTCCCTAGAGCACATCATGGCAGAGAAGTCGGATCACTCTACAGCGTTTCATCTCATCCTCTGTTACTACGCAACAGGAGACAGAGATAAGATGAAGAAGACCTTCCAGAGGCTCCTTGGAGTCGAGATGAACCTAGAGGACGAGGACAAATACCTGCCGCATCCT GATGACAAGCATGCAAATATGATCCTAGAAGCAATTAGGAATGACGGTCTCAGGCAGGCTGAAAGGAAAAG GAAAGCCAGTATGGAGAAATGCGTCATGGCTGCTGCCAAGCTGATAGCACCCTCTATAGAGCAGAGTTTCTCCGCAGGGTATGATTGGTGCGTCGACTGTGTCAAGCAGTCCAACTACATTGACCTTGCCAACGACCTTGAGATCAACAAGGCCCTGATGTACCTCAAACAGAAGGAATTCAATCAG GCTGTAGAGGTTCTGAAAACCTTTGAGAAGAAGGAGTCCAAGTGTGCTGCAGTGGCTGCAGTCAACCTATCCTTCATCTACTTCCTACAAGGCGATATAGCTATGGCTGAGAAGTATGCAGAGGTTGCCATGACAGCAGATAGATACAATCCTCCAG CCTTGGTGAATAAAGGTAACTGTGTGTATGTCCAGGGAGATCTTGAGAAGGCCAAGGAATGCTACCAGGAAGCACTCAGAACAGAAGCATCCTGCACAGAAGCTCTCTATAATCTAG gTCTGGTCAACAAGAAGCTTGGTCATCTAGAGCCAGCGTTGGATTGTTTCCTCAAACTCCATGCCATACTCAGAAACAACGCTCAAGTAATATTCCAGATAGCATCAAT CTATGAGATGTTAGAGGACATCCCTCAAGCCAGTGAATGGTTCATGCAGCTGATAGGCATCGTACCAACCGATCCAGGTATCCTCTCCAGAATGGGAGAGCTCTACGACAACGAGGGCGACAAATCACAAGCCTACCAGTACCACTTTGAG TCATTCCGTTATTACCCGTCCAACATTGAGATCATCGAGTGGTTAGGGGCTTACTTCATCGACTCTCAGTTCGTCGAGAAGGCCATTCATTACTTTGAGAGGGCGGCGGTCATCCAACCCAACCAGGTCAAATGGCAGTTGATGATTGCCAGCTGTCATAGAAGAAGCG GAAACTATCAGCAAGCCTTGGAAACCTACAAGAAGATTCATAAAAAGTTCCCTGACAATGTAGAAT gTTTGAAGTTCTTAGTACGTCTTTGCTCTGATCTTGGACTGAAGGATGCCCAAACATACGCAACCAAGCTGAAGAAGGCAGAGAAAACTAAAGAACTCAGAGAACAG AGGGCCACCAGTGGTAACAGACGTGGTAGCGGTCGTGGTGTACGGCAAGGAAGCGCAG GTTCAGAGCGAGTTGGTAGTGGCACGAGGAGGGGTCTGGAAGACGACCGCCTCGATAGCCCCGCTG ATTCAGGGAGAGGAGGTAGCGGAACAAGCAGTCGACAGAACAGCGGACGGTCAAGCGCTAGACGGAGCAGTGGGAGGATGA CAGCATTACCTGAATCAAGTGGTGTATATCAAGTAGAGGAACAGAATGTTG ATGCCTCCTACATTGATCCCCTGGGCCCATCAGCGGAGAGGCCCAAGACAGCAGCGAGGAAAAGAGACGCTGAGGATGAGTTTGGTGATGAGGAGCTCGGTGATGACCTTCTCCCAGAATAA